In a single window of the Pseudodesulfovibrio profundus genome:
- a CDS encoding PilZ domain-containing protein: protein MTDKIRVCFDMENDDFLALQGMAEVEDVDYTRYIQAVVSRHVRLHADEKEQLKKGDRRIHPRVELSIPAVSCVKFSDMEMRSYPVVVEDISKGGIRISFKSVTQELAQKMEDSSHFEIVFTVPRLSQTVSLYCKRLRYNMDQGVTMVGVYEGDNSAPLSLMNDIFEHPQAYLS from the coding sequence ATGACTGATAAGATACGCGTATGTTTCGACATGGAAAATGATGACTTCCTTGCTCTTCAAGGAATGGCGGAAGTAGAGGATGTTGATTACACCCGCTACATTCAGGCTGTTGTGAGTCGTCACGTCCGGCTGCATGCGGATGAAAAGGAACAACTGAAGAAGGGCGATCGGCGGATTCATCCCAGAGTCGAACTGTCAATTCCTGCTGTCTCTTGTGTTAAGTTTTCCGACATGGAAATGCGGAGCTATCCGGTTGTCGTCGAAGATATCTCCAAGGGTGGTATACGCATCTCATTCAAGAGCGTGACACAGGAGCTGGCCCAGAAGATGGAAGACTCCTCCCACTTTGAAATCGTGTTCACTGTCCCGCGCCTTTCGCAGACCGTTTCCCTTTACTGTAAGCGTCTGCGCTACAATATGGACCAGGGTGTCACCATGGTTGGAGTGTACGAGGGCGACAACAGCGCACCTCTTTCGCTTATGAATGATATTTTTGAACATCCCCAAGCCTATCTTTCCTGA
- a CDS encoding GGDEF domain-containing protein: MPKRRGAGFPDLLSSAREKRTFSVPVPVADGTYRAFNLNTLRSSNGDMDTNIQEHLNNDIIHVQDDDIVENDLMDIVAQNDKVIIVHNADGPIGWTTVHESLLNSTAAPLTRAKDYLIDNRHVVLSLTRSVYGAHKELFSQQRSVVLVIDDQGELLGTITDRDISRLIEKGCDIWNTELANEVKPSHVLTENKPISLNDLDMVASYAERPVPIISSAGSLMGIADIKKMRRYLNSAAEITQENSTEAAPMNPISLSESMILDAVLSDTLRTGIVGTDEFLNIIYFNEAILDFIQKPELLRLGSKIWAVTDSCAISQQSLNAMLDTVKEDGEQIFANWITINEGKRYIQCRLSTVKQRAHTAGFVLSVQDITAQRNAEEAIRKLAYQDRLTQLPNRLLFEERLSLEAKRSERNGSQFAIMMLDLDGFKAVNDDYGHSAGDQLLQIMGERLLNSIRGSDTVARFGGDEFVFILPDVSNPQDVETIAEKIQDIIHKPCEINGTVFHVGASIGYSIYPDDAEDPKALLDLADTRMYKNKRENC, translated from the coding sequence ATGCCAAAAAGACGTGGGGCAGGCTTTCCCGACCTCCTCAGTTCGGCACGGGAAAAGCGAACTTTCAGTGTCCCTGTTCCGGTAGCTGACGGCACATATCGAGCATTCAACCTTAACACTCTTCGATCATCCAACGGCGACATGGACACCAATATCCAGGAACACCTGAATAATGACATCATCCATGTGCAGGATGATGATATCGTTGAGAACGACCTGATGGATATCGTTGCCCAAAACGACAAGGTCATCATCGTCCACAACGCCGACGGCCCTATCGGGTGGACCACTGTCCATGAAAGCCTGCTCAACTCCACAGCCGCTCCGTTGACCAGAGCAAAGGACTACCTGATCGACAACAGACACGTTGTCCTCAGTCTTACCCGTTCCGTCTACGGTGCCCACAAAGAGCTTTTCTCTCAGCAGAGAAGCGTGGTTCTGGTCATCGACGACCAGGGAGAATTGTTGGGAACCATTACAGATAGAGACATCAGCCGCCTTATTGAAAAGGGATGTGATATCTGGAACACCGAACTGGCCAACGAAGTCAAGCCGTCGCATGTGCTGACTGAAAACAAGCCAATTTCACTCAACGATCTCGATATGGTCGCCTCTTATGCCGAACGCCCGGTACCGATAATAAGTTCGGCAGGCAGCCTCATGGGTATTGCCGACATCAAGAAAATGCGACGTTACCTGAACAGTGCTGCTGAAATAACTCAGGAGAACTCCACGGAAGCAGCACCTATGAATCCCATTTCCCTGAGCGAATCCATGATACTCGACGCCGTGTTGAGCGACACGCTGCGTACCGGCATCGTGGGTACGGATGAATTTCTCAACATAATCTATTTTAATGAAGCTATTTTGGACTTCATTCAAAAACCGGAGCTGTTACGGCTTGGCAGCAAGATTTGGGCGGTAACCGATTCTTGTGCCATATCGCAGCAGTCACTCAACGCGATGCTCGACACGGTGAAAGAGGACGGAGAACAGATCTTTGCCAATTGGATCACGATCAATGAGGGCAAACGATATATTCAATGCAGGCTCAGCACAGTCAAGCAGCGTGCCCATACTGCCGGATTCGTCCTCTCGGTTCAGGACATCACGGCCCAGCGTAATGCCGAGGAAGCTATTCGCAAACTGGCATATCAGGACCGGCTGACCCAGTTGCCCAATCGACTGCTGTTTGAAGAACGTCTTTCCCTTGAGGCTAAACGCTCTGAACGCAACGGTTCCCAGTTCGCCATAATGATGCTCGACCTGGATGGGTTCAAGGCTGTCAACGACGACTACGGACATTCTGCCGGGGATCAATTATTGCAAATCATGGGTGAACGCCTGCTCAACTCGATCCGCGGGTCCGACACGGTGGCCCGCTTCGGCGGCGATGAATTTGTCTTCATTCTTCCGGATGTTTCCAACCCGCAAGATGTGGAGACCATCGCGGAGAAGATACAGGATATTATCCATAAACCGTGCGAGATCAATGGCACGGTCTTCCATGTAGGCGCGTCCATCGGCTACTCGATTTATCCCGATGACGCCGAAGACCCAAAAGCATTACTCGACCTGGCTGATACAAGAATGTATAAGAATAAGAGAGAAAACTGTTAA
- a CDS encoding GGDEF domain-containing protein has protein sequence MRNRTAIKDWIYGIVAVIFVAGWGGMHILQDGLSWTTTTPLLFYSILFLAAVLLVTRWLKRQNEALALSDPELNLYSERFFYNALNLECNKSERHEMPVALMVFSFDTLKETADQLGKSVEEIQLLFIETVGRTIRNSDVFSTMKDGRFSILLPSTDADGAKVAANRVKRAISEELKKQRLGQRTTVPFGICGTSSKIKTSKQLLEGSIKAYVEAQRSPRNKIITCADCC, from the coding sequence ATGCGAAACCGGACAGCAATCAAGGATTGGATCTACGGCATAGTGGCCGTCATATTCGTAGCCGGATGGGGAGGGATGCACATCCTGCAGGATGGGCTTTCCTGGACCACCACGACTCCCCTTCTCTTCTACTCCATTCTCTTTCTGGCAGCAGTGCTTCTTGTCACCCGGTGGCTGAAGCGACAAAATGAAGCACTCGCCCTCTCCGACCCGGAACTGAATCTCTACAGCGAACGATTTTTCTACAACGCCCTTAATCTGGAATGCAACAAGAGCGAACGACACGAGATGCCGGTTGCTCTCATGGTCTTCTCCTTTGATACGCTCAAGGAGACAGCCGACCAACTCGGTAAAAGTGTCGAGGAGATTCAACTCCTGTTCATCGAAACTGTTGGAAGAACCATCCGGAACAGTGATGTTTTCTCCACCATGAAGGATGGACGTTTCTCCATACTGCTCCCCAGCACCGATGCCGACGGAGCAAAGGTAGCCGCCAATCGCGTCAAGCGGGCCATCAGTGAGGAGTTGAAGAAGCAACGCCTCGGACAACGTACGACAGTCCCCTTTGGCATCTGTGGCACCTCGTCCAAGATAAAGACCTCCAAGCAACTGCTGGAAGGTTCGATCAAGGCCTATGTGGAAGCCCAACGCTCCCCGCGTAACAAGATCATAACCTGTGCTGACTGCTGTTAA
- a CDS encoding IS3 family transposase (programmed frameshift) has translation MEDKSKQRVRRTQRDYTMAFKLSVVAQVEKGEMTYKQAQALYGIQGRSTVLKWLRKHGTLDWSKSMVHSRKDPKARETPVQKIKRLEKELEEEKIKTALLNKMIEISDREFGTSIRKKPYPRAARSLQRERQISLSACCRQLGVSRQSVYQAEKRHDAREAMYQEAKAMVLNVRTRMPRLGTRKLYHLLKDAFSAKGIRLGRDGLFSLLRREHMLIKRRKNYTKTTNSKHWLKKHPNLLKDVQPRCPEQVFVSDITYVNTREQTCYLSLVTDAFSRKIMGYNVSRDLSAESTTKALDAAVENKRRRVNTIHHSDRGLQYASSVYQRKLQESGMVPSMTDGYDCYQNALAERMNGILKQEFMVTKCNDFAELNTLVRESVEIYNSQRPHLSLGMRTPNDVHESGCGASPTA, from the exons ATGGAAGACAAATCCAAACAGCGAGTTAGACGCACCCAACGCGATTACACGATGGCCTTTAAATTGTCGGTTGTGGCACAGGTGGAAAAGGGCGAGATGACGTACAAGCAGGCTCAGGCTCTTTATGGTATTCAAGGGCGAAGCACTGTGCTGAAGTGGCTCAGGAAGCACGGCACCCTTGATTGGAGCAAGTCCATGGTACATTCCCGAAAAGACCCAAAAGCCAGAGAAACACCGGTCCAGAAGATCAAACGGCTGGAGAAAGAGCTTGAGGAAGAAAAGATCAAGACCGCGCTTCTCAATAAAATGATTGAGATTTCCGACCGCGAGTTTGGGACTTCTATAAGAAAAAAGC CTTACCCCCGAGCTGCACGAAGTCTTCAGAGAGAAAGACAAATAAGCTTGTCTGCTTGTTGCAGGCAGCTCGGGGTCAGTCGGCAGTCCGTGTATCAGGCTGAAAAGCGCCATGATGCACGGGAAGCCATGTATCAGGAGGCAAAGGCCATGGTCCTGAACGTGCGGACCAGGATGCCCCGCCTTGGGACTCGAAAGCTGTACCACCTGTTGAAGGACGCATTTTCCGCAAAGGGAATCAGGCTCGGACGTGATGGGTTGTTTTCCCTGCTGCGGCGAGAGCATATGCTCATCAAGCGACGGAAAAACTATACAAAGACAACCAACTCGAAGCATTGGCTAAAAAAGCATCCCAACTTGTTGAAAGATGTTCAACCGAGATGTCCTGAGCAGGTGTTCGTAAGCGACATTACCTACGTGAATACACGTGAGCAAACATGCTATCTGTCGCTGGTGACAGATGCATTCAGCCGGAAGATAATGGGATACAACGTGAGCCGGGATCTCAGTGCGGAAAGCACAACCAAAGCGCTGGACGCGGCAGTTGAAAACAAGCGAAGGAGGGTGAATACAATTCACCATTCAGATCGAGGACTCCAATACGCTTCTTCGGTCTACCAGAGAAAACTCCAGGAATCCGGCATGGTTCCTTCCATGACAGATGGCTATGACTGCTATCAAAATGCCTTGGCGGAACGGATGAATGGAATTCTGAAGCAAGAGTTCATGGTCACCAAATGCAACGACTTTGCAGAGCTCAATACCCTGGTGAGGGAATCCGTTGAGATATACAATTCACAACGGCCACATCTCAGCCTAGGAATGAGAACGCCAAACGATGTACACGAATCAGGCTGTGGGGCTAGCCCCACAGCCTGA
- a CDS encoding AAA-type ATPase lid domain-containing protein, whose protein sequence is MYFRLQAFVISLPPLREREGDIPRLVDHYLKIICEEKGIKSLEIGTDFMAALEAYDWPGNVRELVNVLQLSVHKAMFEEQLTFYHLPQQLRMSKVVQDVSNDASSSRAPSNSNHCFTLPLQRSDGSLPMLKEVRRKTIHAMEENYLSQLLLLSDSSAKMACKLSGLSRARLYELLNKHNLALRN, encoded by the coding sequence TTGTATTTCCGGCTTCAGGCGTTTGTCATCAGCCTGCCGCCCCTTCGGGAGCGTGAGGGGGACATCCCCCGGCTGGTCGATCACTATCTGAAGATCATTTGCGAGGAGAAGGGGATCAAGTCGCTGGAAATCGGAACGGATTTCATGGCTGCATTGGAGGCATATGATTGGCCGGGTAATGTCCGGGAGCTGGTCAACGTTCTCCAACTTTCCGTGCACAAGGCGATGTTCGAGGAACAGTTGACCTTCTACCACTTGCCGCAACAATTGCGGATGTCCAAGGTAGTGCAGGATGTTTCCAATGACGCAAGCTCTTCTCGCGCCCCCAGTAATTCCAATCACTGCTTTACATTGCCACTGCAGCGATCGGATGGCAGCCTGCCCATGCTCAAGGAAGTACGGCGGAAGACCATACACGCCATGGAAGAGAATTACCTCAGCCAACTCCTCCTGCTGAGCGACAGCTCTGCCAAGATGGCATGCAAGCTTTCCGGTCTGTCTCGTGCTCGCTTGTACGAGTTGTTGAACAAGCACAATCTGGCGTTACGCAATTAG
- a CDS encoding sigma-54-dependent transcriptional regulator, translating into MVKILVIDDDPMIGQLLNLMAVKNGQQCDFVLSVADGIDYLQVNQVDVIFLDVLLPDGNGINSIPELLNISPDSPIVMLTGESGTEHIENAFRAGATDYLIKPVNIERFSKVVSSLMLLKQHNHTEEIAREEIIGESPKILQCIEKVAQAASGDANALIEGETGTGKELFAKAIHSNSRRANNKYIIVDCTNLPVSLAESLLFGHERGSFTGAEKAKKGLFELAHNGTIFLDEIGDLDLSIQKSLLRVLQEKKFRPLSTSYEVESDFRLVAATNRDLQAMVD; encoded by the coding sequence GTGGTTAAGATTCTGGTTATTGATGACGATCCCATGATCGGGCAGTTATTGAACCTGATGGCAGTGAAGAATGGTCAGCAGTGCGACTTTGTACTATCTGTAGCAGATGGTATTGACTATCTTCAGGTAAATCAGGTTGATGTCATCTTTCTTGATGTTCTGCTGCCCGACGGAAACGGGATTAATTCAATTCCGGAGTTATTGAATATTTCCCCGGACAGCCCCATTGTCATGCTGACGGGCGAATCCGGTACGGAGCATATCGAAAACGCTTTCAGGGCCGGTGCAACCGATTATCTCATCAAGCCGGTCAATATCGAGCGCTTCAGCAAGGTTGTCAGCAGCCTGATGCTGTTGAAGCAGCACAACCACACGGAAGAGATCGCCCGTGAGGAGATCATTGGTGAAAGTCCCAAGATATTGCAATGTATCGAGAAGGTAGCCCAGGCGGCTTCAGGTGATGCCAACGCCTTGATCGAAGGAGAAACCGGAACCGGCAAGGAACTCTTTGCCAAGGCCATTCACTCCAACAGTCGCAGGGCCAACAACAAGTATATCATTGTCGACTGTACCAATCTGCCTGTCAGCCTGGCGGAAAGCCTCCTGTTCGGTCACGAGCGCGGATCGTTCACCGGAGCTGAAAAGGCCAAGAAGGGGCTGTTCGAGCTTGCCCATAACGGTACTATCTTTCTTGATGAAATTGGTGATCTCGATCTATCCATCCAGAAGTCTCTCCTGCGTGTGTTGCAGGAAAAGAAGTTCCGTCCGCTGTCCACGTCGTATGAAGTGGAGAGCGACTTTCGGCTTGTAGCCGCCACCAACCGTGATCTACAGGCCATGGTTGACTAG